From one Rosa rugosa chromosome 4, drRosRugo1.1, whole genome shotgun sequence genomic stretch:
- the LOC133743912 gene encoding F-box/LRR-repeat protein At3g26922-like isoform X2 — protein MPDEIVVSILSFLPLREAQATCILSRRWHYVWASLMTLNFDTKKRLSTLKGLKPKERDQGLIKRYAKWVNSVVEQHRAPCIDQFRVSFYLDKSFSSSIDKWVEFALKKGVQMLELNLLEYVYYCKIKPGYPFPQQLLGLNREGEESAWKHLCRDGPSRQPCVCVGFKSLRVLTLECVDISGEVLEYFLRSCPVLERVSVYGSSTLVYLRVVGPSIALKHLVIQRCSNVVGIEIVDADVISFTYDGGEGIHLRLENVPHLVEVSIYEHREYYSFLSIDVLFASLSSCVSQLEILKMNNTILYYRESYMVPMLPNLKLLGLSFKDDEALMQLASFLKSSPCVERLVIHLHYSISNRKKCHFKNKKAAKCSHADLKAVKLVGYDGSTREDEIVKYLTKTAINLEQIVIDPARNWLYRIPKRKDAMRREEQVRAHFRQLKVPSNIDFVCL, from the exons ATGCCGGATGAAATTGTAGTGAGTATATTGTCTTTCTTGCCGCTGAGGGAAGCACAGGCTACTTGTATCTTGTCTAGGAGATGGCATTATGTGTGGGCGTCTCTCATGACTCTCAACTTTGACACCAAGAAAAGGTTGAGCACCTTGAAGGGTCTGAAGCCGAAAGAACGAGACCAGGGCCTTATCAAGAGGTATGCTAAGTGGGTCAACAGCGTGGTTGAACAGCATAGAGCCCCATGCATTGACCAGTTCCGTGTTTCGTTTTATCTAGACAAGAGTTTTTCGAGTTCTATTGATAAGTGGGTTGAGTTTGCGCTGAAAAAGGGTGTTCAAATGCTGGAGCTGAATTTGTTAGAATATGTCTATTATTGCAAGATCAAACCGGGATATCCTTTTCCCCAGCAACTTTTGGGTCTCAACAGAGAAGGTGAAGAGTCTGCTTGGAAGCACCTGTGTCGTGATGGTCCAAGTCGTCAACCCTGCGTGTGCGTTGGCTTTAAGTCACTCAGAGTTCTTACCTTGGAATGTGTTGACATCTCTGGAGAGGTTCTCGAGTACTTTTTGCGCAGTTGTCCGGTTCTGGAAAGGGTTTCGGTGTATGGCTCCTCAACGTTGGTTTATCTACGAGTTGTCGGTCCATCAATTGCATTGAAGCACTTAGTGATACAAAGATGTAGCAACGTCGTAGGCATTGAGATAGTTGATGCAGATGTCATTTCATTTACTTATGATGGTGGGGAGGGAATACATTTGCGTCTTGAGAATGTACCACATCTTGTTGAGGTATCCATTTATGAGCACCGTGAATATTACTCTTTTTTAAGCATTGATGTTCTCTTTGCCAGCCTTTCCTCCTGTGTTTCTCAGCTGGAGATTCTGAAAATGAATAATACGATACTG TACTACAGGGAGAGTTATATGGTTCCCATGTTACCAAATCTCAAGCTTTTGGGATTATCCTTTAAAGATGATGAGGCACTAATGCAATTGGCTTCCTTCTTGAAATCATCTCCTTGCGTTGAAAGGCTTGTGATACAT TTGCACTACTCAATATCAAATCGAAAAAAATGCCACTTTAAGAATAAGAAAGCTGCCAAATGCTCCCATGCAGATCTCAAGGCCGTGAAATTGGTAGGTTATGATGGCAGCACGCGCGAAGATGAAATTGTCAAGTACTTGACAAAAACTGCGATCAACTTGGAACAAATTGTTATCGATCCTGCCCGGAATTGGCTTTATAGAATTCCAAAAAGGAAGGATGCAATGAGAAGAGAAGAACAAGTAAGAGCTCATTTTCGGCAGCTCAAAGTGCCTTCAAATATAGACTTTGTATGCTTGTAA
- the LOC133743912 gene encoding F-box/LRR-repeat protein At3g26922-like isoform X1 — protein sequence MAEPSNKGGYNLRKRRKTCGLVDRISGMPDEIVVSILSFLPLREAQATCILSRRWHYVWASLMTLNFDTKKRLSTLKGLKPKERDQGLIKRYAKWVNSVVEQHRAPCIDQFRVSFYLDKSFSSSIDKWVEFALKKGVQMLELNLLEYVYYCKIKPGYPFPQQLLGLNREGEESAWKHLCRDGPSRQPCVCVGFKSLRVLTLECVDISGEVLEYFLRSCPVLERVSVYGSSTLVYLRVVGPSIALKHLVIQRCSNVVGIEIVDADVISFTYDGGEGIHLRLENVPHLVEVSIYEHREYYSFLSIDVLFASLSSCVSQLEILKMNNTILYYRESYMVPMLPNLKLLGLSFKDDEALMQLASFLKSSPCVERLVIHLHYSISNRKKCHFKNKKAAKCSHADLKAVKLVGYDGSTREDEIVKYLTKTAINLEQIVIDPARNWLYRIPKRKDAMRREEQVRAHFRQLKVPSNIDFVCL from the exons ATGGCCGAACCAAGCAACAAG GGTGGTTACAAtttgagaaagagaaggaaaacaTGTGGTTTGGTGGATAGAATCAGTGGAATGCCGGATGAAATTGTAGTGAGTATATTGTCTTTCTTGCCGCTGAGGGAAGCACAGGCTACTTGTATCTTGTCTAGGAGATGGCATTATGTGTGGGCGTCTCTCATGACTCTCAACTTTGACACCAAGAAAAGGTTGAGCACCTTGAAGGGTCTGAAGCCGAAAGAACGAGACCAGGGCCTTATCAAGAGGTATGCTAAGTGGGTCAACAGCGTGGTTGAACAGCATAGAGCCCCATGCATTGACCAGTTCCGTGTTTCGTTTTATCTAGACAAGAGTTTTTCGAGTTCTATTGATAAGTGGGTTGAGTTTGCGCTGAAAAAGGGTGTTCAAATGCTGGAGCTGAATTTGTTAGAATATGTCTATTATTGCAAGATCAAACCGGGATATCCTTTTCCCCAGCAACTTTTGGGTCTCAACAGAGAAGGTGAAGAGTCTGCTTGGAAGCACCTGTGTCGTGATGGTCCAAGTCGTCAACCCTGCGTGTGCGTTGGCTTTAAGTCACTCAGAGTTCTTACCTTGGAATGTGTTGACATCTCTGGAGAGGTTCTCGAGTACTTTTTGCGCAGTTGTCCGGTTCTGGAAAGGGTTTCGGTGTATGGCTCCTCAACGTTGGTTTATCTACGAGTTGTCGGTCCATCAATTGCATTGAAGCACTTAGTGATACAAAGATGTAGCAACGTCGTAGGCATTGAGATAGTTGATGCAGATGTCATTTCATTTACTTATGATGGTGGGGAGGGAATACATTTGCGTCTTGAGAATGTACCACATCTTGTTGAGGTATCCATTTATGAGCACCGTGAATATTACTCTTTTTTAAGCATTGATGTTCTCTTTGCCAGCCTTTCCTCCTGTGTTTCTCAGCTGGAGATTCTGAAAATGAATAATACGATACTG TACTACAGGGAGAGTTATATGGTTCCCATGTTACCAAATCTCAAGCTTTTGGGATTATCCTTTAAAGATGATGAGGCACTAATGCAATTGGCTTCCTTCTTGAAATCATCTCCTTGCGTTGAAAGGCTTGTGATACAT TTGCACTACTCAATATCAAATCGAAAAAAATGCCACTTTAAGAATAAGAAAGCTGCCAAATGCTCCCATGCAGATCTCAAGGCCGTGAAATTGGTAGGTTATGATGGCAGCACGCGCGAAGATGAAATTGTCAAGTACTTGACAAAAACTGCGATCAACTTGGAACAAATTGTTATCGATCCTGCCCGGAATTGGCTTTATAGAATTCCAAAAAGGAAGGATGCAATGAGAAGAGAAGAACAAGTAAGAGCTCATTTTCGGCAGCTCAAAGTGCCTTCAAATATAGACTTTGTATGCTTGTAA
- the LOC133743784 gene encoding uncharacterized protein LOC133743784 isoform X1, translating to MEEDGGDQAPLPHPPSSETPISDPNLDPPSTCPDSTLGHTQDDGSDSKPHLNQTDLFRALEVAERDSLAVAESFTSLFSSLRLALSEVTSNSVDHMHCFGDAAGRLQESVLDAATKGNRYINSCLRLNEEMKGVDSLALQLKILRRNVDALDSGVNRLLRLP from the exons ATGGAGGAAGACGGAGGAGATCAAGCTCCGCTGCCGCATCCGCCGAGCTCCGAAACCCCAATCTCCGACCCAAACCTCGATCCACCGTCCACGTGTCCCGATTCCACACTCGGTCATACTCAGGACGACGGCTCCGACTCAAAACCCCATCTGAACCAGACCGATCTATTCAGAGCTCTCGAAGTCGCTGAGAGGGACTCCCTCGCCGTCGCGGAGAGCTtcacctctctcttctcctccctCCGCCTCGCCCTCTCCGAG GTTACTAGCAACTCGGTTGATCACATGCATTGCTTTGGCGACGCCGCCGGCCGGCTTCAAGAATCCG TGCTTGATGCTGCTACGAAGGGGAATCGGTACATAAATTCATGTCTGAG attaaatgaagaaatgaagggTGTTGATAGTCTAGCCCTGCAGCT AAAAATCTTGAGAAGAAATGTTGATGCTCTAGACTCCGGAGTTAACAGGCTCCTTCGCCTTCCATGA
- the LOC133743784 gene encoding uncharacterized protein LOC133743784 isoform X3 — MEEDGGDQAPLPHPPSSETPISDPNLDPPSTCPDSTLGHTQDDGSDSKPHLNQTDLFRALEVAERDSLAVAESFTSLFSSLRLALSEVTSNSVDHMHCFGDAAGRLQESVLDAATKGNRYINSCLSGLETVAS; from the exons ATGGAGGAAGACGGAGGAGATCAAGCTCCGCTGCCGCATCCGCCGAGCTCCGAAACCCCAATCTCCGACCCAAACCTCGATCCACCGTCCACGTGTCCCGATTCCACACTCGGTCATACTCAGGACGACGGCTCCGACTCAAAACCCCATCTGAACCAGACCGATCTATTCAGAGCTCTCGAAGTCGCTGAGAGGGACTCCCTCGCCGTCGCGGAGAGCTtcacctctctcttctcctccctCCGCCTCGCCCTCTCCGAG GTTACTAGCAACTCGGTTGATCACATGCATTGCTTTGGCGACGCCGCCGGCCGGCTTCAAGAATCCG TGCTTGATGCTGCTACGAAGGGGAATCGGTACATAAATTCATGTCTGAG TGGGTTAGAAACTGTTGCTAGCTGA
- the LOC133743784 gene encoding uncharacterized protein LOC133743784 isoform X2, whose product MEEDGGDQAPLPHPPSSETPISDPNLDPPSTCPDSTLGHTQDDGSDSKPHLNQTDLFRALEVAERDSLAVAESFTSLFSSLRLALSEVTSNSVDHMHCFGDAAGRLQESVLDAATKGNRYINSCLSLDTHPCDDWPHCHYKLS is encoded by the exons ATGGAGGAAGACGGAGGAGATCAAGCTCCGCTGCCGCATCCGCCGAGCTCCGAAACCCCAATCTCCGACCCAAACCTCGATCCACCGTCCACGTGTCCCGATTCCACACTCGGTCATACTCAGGACGACGGCTCCGACTCAAAACCCCATCTGAACCAGACCGATCTATTCAGAGCTCTCGAAGTCGCTGAGAGGGACTCCCTCGCCGTCGCGGAGAGCTtcacctctctcttctcctccctCCGCCTCGCCCTCTCCGAG GTTACTAGCAACTCGGTTGATCACATGCATTGCTTTGGCGACGCCGCCGGCCGGCTTCAAGAATCCG TGCTTGATGCTGCTACGAAGGGGAATCGGTACATAAATTCATGTCTGAG TTTGGACACACATCCTTGTGATGACTGGCCACATTGCCACTACAAACTTTCTTAG